The Engystomops pustulosus chromosome 3, aEngPut4.maternal, whole genome shotgun sequence region TCCATATGAAGTACAGTACATTCTATGCATTAACAATCAACCCTCAAACAATACATTTACTTGGTATAAAGGCCAGTGCCTGTAACTTCAGAGGAATCAGCAGGTTTATACTGTGGATCCTGCATGCATCCTCCCCGGCCATACCGTCCTGACCAGCTGATAAGATATTACAGCAGGTGAGGATTAGTGAGAAGTAATAGAAGGGGCTGGATAAGAGAGGGAGCTGTGCTGGGGGTTGGGGACATACAGGGAGAGGGAGCTGGAGCTGATAGCAGCACAGACGCTACATAGAGCTGCTAAGTGACAGCATCTTCTCCTGGAAGCAGTAAGCTGCCAGCGGCTGTCACCTGCTCATGCAATGCACAGCTTCACTCCCTGCCCCTGTTATCAGCCTAATGCAGACCCGGACTACTCACCTCTGTCTGCCTCCAGAGGACACAGACGGAGAGGAGAATGTGGAAGCTGCTGGACAGCAGGACAAGAGTCCTGACGCTCCAGAGACATCCGGGGCACAGACCAAAAGATTCGGGGcacaggccccggatcttttgacctaacgaCGCCCCTGTATTAttctaaattattattaatattctaaCCTTTTTCCTACTTACATGTTAGCCTAGATGGCATAGTGGCAGTGGTTTTAACTTGGCTGCTTGCTTGGATGCCACCGTGCCATAATACTGACTACTAGTCCCAGTTGGCACACCAGTCCCATGCGCTACTGTCTTTCTATAGTTCTCTCGCCACCTCTCACTGCCAAGTGTTCTGTGAGTAAAtaaacctaaggctacattcacatggacgtttTTTTGCAGCCACagctcggaatggtgagtacacgttgtgctcactgtattgAGCACAGATGCCATAGCCctctataggggacatatatccaATATATGTCATGTGACagtcatgtgaatgcaccctaacactgattggctaggacttGGCTGGCAACAAGTTCAACCAAGCAGTTTTACTAAGGGCGGGGGTTTTAGGTGTTAACCTATGGAGCCCTCCCCATAACCCAGCTTGCCGGACAGCTAGATGTGTGGCATGAAAGCAAGTGTGCAACACAAAAATTTTGCCTAAGAAAATAGCCAAATAAGGTCACGAAAAATTTAGTGCATTAGCGGATAACTTGCACTATGGACATCGCTGATAAGAACACATGTGACAAGCAAATTCCAACCAAAAATCTACCAGCGTTGGTTTTTATGACTTCTGTCAGTAATGCTAAGGTGGATGTGACAATGCAACCCTAATGACAATCGCAATCTTGTGGGACACAAGTAATTGTAATTCTTATGTTACTATGTTATTATTAACCTCATTGTCAGTGACTCCTAAAATAATTGCACAAAGTAGGTTACTTACATCAACTGAATGTATCATCTACAGTGACTTAATAGGGTAAATGGGTTGTTGCCCTTAGTTGTGTGGTTCACATGcatttttcttgtttttagaTGGCAGATTTTCAAGTCTGCCCCTAAAGAAGTCTACCCATTTTGGAGTGAAACTGTCCTAGGGTTCCGCATAATGGATGAAACAGAGCTGGCAAAATTTCAATCTTATAAATTTGGTCAGGCTTTCACAACACTAAAATGCCAGGCTTCACAATATTTACCATGGATGGAGAAAAGGTATGCTTTATTAATATTAAACCTATGAAAAACTAACCTATATCAACAGGGATTTAGCCAACAAATAAGTTACCAACACATTTTATATatcaaaaaatggaaatgctttATTTCTATACTTGTTAAATTAATAACAtgggaaataatgggggtcatttatcttaggctttttGATTTTACAGTTAATggctgatatatctttaaaatccagatacaTATATAAAAGTTGGAATTTTGGCACAAAACGTGGTAAAATGAAACAATTCtggcacaaataaactccagtcccgaGCAGGCATAGGCAAAAGTTTAAAAGGGGGTTGCTGAAGAATGAAtaacttttgtgtgactttttttaaaaatctgaaaaaaaactttaaaacaacagactaatgtgaaaaattttaatcatttaaagcatttgaaataattccaatttacatgttaaaacagggttcatgaaaaaaaatccttcctttgcacctgccctggaccaggtgcagatttgtttctaaaaagttgcaaaaataagcaaaaaaagtgatatataagttgcacagaacatctgaaaaataaagatacaaaaggcacactgcacaaagtgcagaccaaggcgtacttgaaaaacgacagcaaaagttgcagtgaaaagtcgtaaaaacaacaaaaattagacaatttaacCAGCAAAATAAAGATGCATGTTCCCAATGAGCTTGACAGTATTCTGTATTGTTTTCTAATTTTGTTCTCCAATGTTCATACACAAAAGACCACGTCAAAAGTATGGTAtaaaccaggggtccccaaactacggccatGGGCCACATGCGGCTCGCTTCTATCCGGCCCCCATAATCATTGACGCTCAAAAAGCGCCAATGATTAGGCTCCTGCTGGAGCCCTCTGCGGGCCGTGgccttcggcagtcgggcaggggcctccgtctgtCTGGACAGAAAGCTCCTGcttgtcactgtatagtgctcgatgtgtCCGGAAATGGCCCCTCGAGCACTATTGCTGCAGGTGAAGccatgtggccggaagacaaccccagcacacatcgctccttgaacctggatgcgcggccgcgtgatgacgtcatcacgcaacCTCgcgccccttcctgtccagcagcagccagaagaaagaagaagtgggagccagaggtgagtacaggatttttttttaagcataggaaataattcattatgaaaggcagcataggtaataattaattatgaggggaagcataggaaataattaattatgaggagcagcataggaaataattaatggtggggtggggcagcataggaaataattaatggtgggggtcccagtatatttaagaattaattgacccaattaattaaaatAGTTCcttagggggtgcagtatattaaataattaattgagggggcccCAGTGTATTAGGGAtgaggtcacatgtaccgctatttatttttaaactttagtctggccctccaacggtctgcgagggacagtgaacggccccctttgtaaaaagtttggggacccctggtataAACACTATAAAAAGGTATACAAGTATGACCAAAACCACCAGGTGGCAGCAAAATTTATTGTTAAAGTGCAAAGGCAGGGAAGGGAACAAACGAGCAAGGAAAGGGATATATGTTTAAGTTTGTATCAAATGAAATGTATGCACGTTGTCTAGGGACATGAGAGAAAAGTTCCTTTGCACTGGGTTAGGATGTAGCTGTATCCagtgtttttgttatttttttctgtCCTCTATCAGATTCCCCTTCACAttcttgtgttttttgtttttaaagtttGTGCAAAACTTAGATACACTGTAACACTTATATTTCTCTATTTAAAAGCACGACTTTCATAGAACTTTAATACATATTAATACTTTGTCATGGATGACCAGtacataaattaaaggggttttcccaggaaacaagttagACCCTTTTCACTGGATAAAGCCAAACTGGCTGAccagtgggggtctcattgagGAGACCAAGGTttctccgtcggaccccttgtctcTCCCTGaggtgagagtttggcaatctctttcagctccatagagatgaatggagctgaacGGAaatgcacggctgtctgctccactGATCTCGGGGAACAGCGAGTGGTCCGACGGAGATACctcggaccccatcagacccaccCCTTTCTTTTGATTTGTGAGGGTATCATCATGAGACTTCCGTcgatcagcatgttaggccctatccttttcttggggccttgaGGCAGCAGGGGCCTAGAATATCGGAGTGGCTGGCGCTTGCGGCCTAgtgcacgctgatgtcacggtgcttggtatggggaccagagggctgtcctacagtctggcaggtctctagcaggtggtgcgtgcaagaaatatggagggagaggctgatgcagtgctTTCTCCCTAAGGCAACCACTGAGGATCTGTAAGCTAGGTCCCTGGGTGGTAGACAGACATATCCACATTGCACATCCTGAAAATATTATCAGGTGACATGCTTCTTTATGTAATTTGCCATGTGTCAGTACAGAGTCCAGGTGTTCCAAAGGTGAGTCAAAAGGTAAAGGTTCCAAAGAGATTTCCCTGTTCATTCTTTGATACTACTTCTTAATTTTCTTTTAGGCTATCCATCTTTGTTACTATTAGGGATATGCACTTGACGCATATTTAGTGCGGATTTACCACGTTGCAGATCTGCATCGTAATAAGGTAGCGTtgtacacattgcagaacacattgcagaaagaCAACTCCAGTGGAAACGCCTTTCCactaaatggggcagatttatcaagctgtctggaagtcagaatatttctagttgcccatggcaaccaattgatCTGGAGCAAATAATCGAGGATGCAGAATTACCGCTGGGTTAAATACCACAGCCGTTACACTGTATGTGCAGTTACCCTTAGGCTAGATATGCTTTCTTGGGCTGCAAACAAGTTTGTTATTTGTGACCCATGTATATTGTTGTGTCAAGTTCATTCTCACACCGATGACAACAATAAAGACTCCAAACACCAGGCAGGAATGGGACCTGCTCAGAGTTTTTCAGCTCAGTGAGCTGGCACTCACATGGATCCATAGAAATCGGgaccatgtgcatgagcccatagaaatacatatgtccACGTGTTATCCGTTGAAAAGTATATAGCAAACAGTCAAAAACTATGCTCATGTGCATGAGGGctaggttaataataataatctttatttttatagtgccatcatattctgttgaGCTTTACAACTTATAGGGGGATTAAAATAACAATTAAAATAagacaaaagtcacaaataatgATTTCTGAGTGGTGAAAGTAGATTTCAGTTAGTTCAGTTATTATACTAGTATACAAGTCATCCTACAGGCAATCCTACTGGATATCACACAATAATGTTATTGCTATACCTTAGGCCTTTTTAAGAATACAAATGTTACTTTACAAATGTTAAATCTAATATTTACTGCTGTTTCTCAACATAGATTTAAAAGCAAAGGAGGATATGTGGAAAAAAGAAAAGTGATTGATGTGTGGGATCTACATGGCACTTATGATGTGGTTGTGAACTGCTCAGGACTAGGCTCAAGAGATCTGTTTGGTGACCAGTCTATATATCCAGTCCAAGGACAAGTACTGGAGGTCAATGCACCCTGGATAAAACATTTCATTAGAGACGGTGATGGAAGCACATATATTTACCCTGGAATATCATATGTAACTCTTGGGGGAACAAGGAAGAAGGATGACTGGAGTTGTCTACCAAATGCACAGACAAGTAAAGTTATTCTAGAACGATGCTGCCACCTGGAACCCTCCTTGTATGGGGCTCCAGTAATCCAAGAGAAGGCAGGTCTAAGGCCAACTCGCTCAGCCTTGAGAATAGTAAAAGACGTATTGGTTAAAAATGGACAACAGCTGCCTGTTATTCATAACTATGGTCATGGTGGGGGTGGGTTTTCTATCCACTGGGGAACCGCCAATGAAGCTACAAAATTACTACAACAATTAATTCCGTTTATACATCATTTTAAATTAGTgtcaaaattataatttttaaggaAACTTGGGAAATTTATACCTACATATTTTCACTTTAAGTTTCCAATTTAgttaaattatttttgtattcTGATTCTTCTGGGTGTATGGGATTTCATTCATAATTGGTGCATGTCTTCTTCTCTCAGATTTAAATGAGTTTTGATATCTGTATTGGATCAAGAGTGAAACTGCGCGTAGACAGCCTTACCACGAATAACAACAGGCTTACTGTCTGAAACATGTAGGACTTCTGTATTCCATTTCAGTGACATcatcaatcactgtgtatgtgtgtgtgtgtgtgtatatgtatatatatatatatatatatttaatataaaacATCCCATAACCTTTCTGTGCCCTACTTCCTTATCTAATCAATAAACTTCAGTTAAATTCACCTGTGGCTCATGTGATCAATATATGTCGACCAGTGGTACTGCTTCCTaggatatactgtacaccataatgTTCTGTATACTTGACATCATAAATGCTTATTGATTTCTCTCTTGCCCCCCAACGTTCAGTAGTGATGGCACAGTCAGATGTAGGATTGCCAGAAAGGGTACTGCATGGGCTGAACTTGCATTACATTTGTACCCAGGTAGTATTTTATAAACTAAAATTAGGAATTGAACATAGAAAAGATTTACACTTGTTCTATGTTTAAACCCATTCTTTGTTTTGGGAGAAATACTGGCACCAATAATGGAAATATGAAAGTGTGCATGAAGCATTACACAAATCACTGTTTATATATAAGATTTTAACACTAGTTACATTCtgctagttaaagggaacctgtcaccaggagacccatttttagcattcccccagtccccacagagcatagtacatacactgccaaaaattggttttacagaaaaaaagatatgttatattgtacctttcattagcatctgctgtgtgactaggcagttgccaaatgggaggggctggaaaggagcagtttccccccacctttgggaaaattgcttctccatgtgaccttttcaaatatatgaaaactcccatcacttggcttagcgacgccccctgctcctctacagccagtcCCGAGTGTggagagttattcatatattggaaaaggtcacatgtttcccaagggtgagggggaactgctcctttccagtccctcctttttggcaactgcctagtcacacagcacatgctaatggaaggtacaatataacatatctttttttctgtaaaaccaattttttatacaaaaacactttggcagtgtatgtactatgctctgtggggactgggggagtgctaaaaatgggtctcctgctgacaggttccctttaagtctgcaTTTATTTTTGGGTAAAGAAAAACACAGCTATAGTAGGCTCTGAAAAGTACAATACCGCTGCTAGCCAGCAGATTGTGCCCAACTCTTAGATTTTTGCAGTAGGATAAATACATCTCTTTTGAAGAGATGTAAAAGGTCCAGCATTGGGCATTTACAGAAGCTGTTTTCAAGTCATTATTTGAGAAATTCATATGATTAGTGTCTGCCCACCAATATATATTCTTATATGAACAAACACCTTTTTTCCCCACACCTTGTTGTCTTTAAATTCAACAACGGTACTATAGATTAACATCTACAAGAGTATCTTCAGAATCTCATCCACAGCTACTACTGTCTGATGAGAACCTTTACTAAGGTAGGTACAATATGGTTTACCTTATTACCATCTCGTACTTCTgctggtattttttttaatataatatgtGCCCCAGAGACTCAGCAGTAATGGAGTAACAAGAACATGTGGTGTGTATTTTCCTGAAGCGGGGGCAACATGACATCAAAGCAGAGCCTCTGTGTAGAAGCAAACGCAGGCCATTATGGGAGGGGGGTCGTTGCACTGCACGAGTGCCACAAAAAGGTGAGTAAAGCTTATTTTTAATAACTAATTAggcacaaattaaaaaaattaaatcacagACAAACTTATATTAATCATGCCCATGTATGTGGGGTAGAGCTAATTGGCCCAGGCTAGTGGGATAAGGCTAGAGTTAAAGTTAGTGGATATATTAAGGTTCTTTAAAGCAATTTTAAAGCTAATGCTGGCATTGGATCATTTGAGAGATTATATGGAGTTGAGGTGTTACTCCTCATCTCCTATCCACCTCTGGCTTTGGCTTCAAAAAGCAAAATTAGATATTGTGAATGCAAAAACTGTGGCACCCTTTACAGATTCACACACATGTTTATTTATTTCCCTCAGTGTCTCCAGTGCTGTAGATACTGTGCAGCTCCAGGTTCCATGCTACACATTTGGTGGGAGTGTAGTACAGTTCTCCTCTTTGGTTTGGCTTCTGTGACCTCTACAGAGCTCTCTATGGAGCCCTTGGGGATCTTACTCCACCCTACACTCTATATTGCCAGGTCATCTTAGCGATATAAAGAAAGGTCTGCTCTGATACTTCTTGGTAGCCGCAAGACAGGTTATCCCTCGGTTATGGAAATCAGACACTCCCCCCTCCAAACTGATGCATCcaaaatgatccccaaaaaatgtaaattctgaaatcctgaaaatacggaaaaccgatgttctatttgtaagccatgtgacatcaaaataaaatatccagacatttaCAAAATTCTGAAACCAAGTAGACAAAGTAGACATATGTGAAATGTTAGTCCTAAAAGGAGatcatttaaaattttgaaaatagctaattaTTCAAACATTTTGCCATTTCTAAAACAtttcttataaataaatgcaaaacttatcaaacaatatttaccactaacattaagtacaacatgtgccaaaaatctcaaaaatatatatatatataatatatataaagtaATGCATGACAGAAAATGGGTatgagccttaaccccttaaagtgggtttcccacaaactaaagttaggccctatccaagggataatctctatggagctgacggaaactgccaagcgctgtgctcggcaatcTTTGTAAACtcaatagagatgaatggagcagaacagtcatacgcagctgtctgctccattagtccgaTGGACCTCTCattttcgcaatctgtgggggtctcaggactaagaccccactgatcagtaactTACGCCCAATCCCATGGATACGGCCTAACTTtaattagtgggaaaacccctttaacgtttTTTTTGCAGACAGAGCTTGTAGCAGTGAACGCGGCGTCTTGTTTTGGCATCTAACCTATTTAATAGCAAACCAAAAAGCGCCTGTGAGAGCTTTTTGCGAATGTGCATTTGTGCAGctttgtgcagtgtccaaagtgggactaATGATTAAAGGACTTAAGCTTGA contains the following coding sequences:
- the DDO gene encoding D-aspartate oxidase isoform X2 codes for the protein MDETELAKFQSYKFGQAFTTLKCQASQYLPWMEKRFKSKGGYVEKRKVIDVWDLHGTYDVVVNCSGLGSRDLFGDQSIYPVQGQVLEVNAPWIKHFIRDGDGSTYIYPGISYVTLGGTRKKDDWSCLPNAQTSKVILERCCHLEPSLYGAPVIQEKAGLRPTRSALRIVKDVLVKNGQQLPVIHNYGHGGGGFSIHWGTANEATKLLQQLIPFIHHFKLVSKL
- the DDO gene encoding D-aspartate oxidase isoform X1 translates to MSHDPIMSAQKIQVAVIGGGLVGLSTALCIIECLPQCSVTVISEEFSPNTTGDVAAGCLIPHVYPDTPLHQQKAWFKETFNYLFKIANSSEASEAGIYLISGWQIFKSAPKEVYPFWSETVLGFRIMDETELAKFQSYKFGQAFTTLKCQASQYLPWMEKRFKSKGGYVEKRKVIDVWDLHGTYDVVVNCSGLGSRDLFGDQSIYPVQGQVLEVNAPWIKHFIRDGDGSTYIYPGISYVTLGGTRKKDDWSCLPNAQTSKVILERCCHLEPSLYGAPVIQEKAGLRPTRSALRIVKDVLVKNGQQLPVIHNYGHGGGGFSIHWGTANEATKLLQQLIPFIHHFKLVSKL